A window from Fibrobacter sp. UWB11 encodes these proteins:
- a CDS encoding glycoside hydrolase family 9 protein, whose product MKKLFSIISLLALFCIDQAAAIPAAELPNIDRTCTNCDRRYLDSINVYNRRPIRVNQVGFRPQDNKYAYVADTKETTFKVIDAKTGKEVPGGGNLEKLGVYPKPNIWVNGAFNSLESVYIFGSNDSIASGTETLYKADFTPLSTTGEYFIVIGNDTSATFNVHPSIYNAIMENALRFFGAQRCGDTDSWFHGACHLKDGSEIGHDLTGGWHDCGDHFKVSETLGYTAYALATTYIVYKDKAEDRYGKTYADTFPDGIPDILYEAKIGADYIFKLYKASKADKLIDKGDMYHSIAVGSEDHQFWDVPEKQDAQPQSKGGPHRHVAKGIGTASGMYIAALAYFAMGWSEFDPVYADSLVEAAKDIYAKVMKPVSPTTVNNSHNYKNTEELGGFYPGGSSETNMIDDAAAAALALWYATKDTIYQYDLYKNTAINDNATNYFYNNEPNDAGPYFRAGYLGLVSGFYPGGWMTDFENVHSYVLFSFVKLILKDKETAQMYNVGELERDTLIQRATNALRRLTDDGSEGDVTIYENRFGSVTATKPYNLVWTSSNWGFNRYNMGAANAIFMLSEITSGAEKEAYKNLALDNIYYNMGANPWDISFMMGAGDKNSNHPHNRAANPDGYNAGSMPYKYKCPKGALMGGRAPDKTLLEDWSDYTATETCIDFSVQLLMPAQSFAETLPPDNEGPIFSNIIGTPITETTAVVSWDANEVATVTVFYNTTPDVSTAKSVQQEKASKGGSVTLKDLVPGQTYYFFLEGMDTKKNLTTDDNHGYWYQFTMTPISTTIKGVTICQVDHRSAKIYWWSTDRLNGIVNFGKAKGQYTSSVSANGGAVLFHEAELTGLEAGTTYYFTVSSGTTTSDEYSFTTEKHATYADFDIYLKPSSYSSDASCSNWQDCHAFILSIANNDTVQFEDFEIRMYLKDSNLAALGNAHQNFGGDGQMGKAINVTFGAAQPDGFGGYYLPINVKAVLEVSGQLLIQIIFKDYNPAVPTVTFKDIKGSWSLRAHTDESDPEHFEGIDLTQAPYFKGSETTFLETNSNGTKVIAFTRDPYIAVYYHDKHIYGYGPDYTPETAPQVKRTITTNFTSPFISPIHSVEKVDPLTTYAATSTVAPTGLLDAVEMNSNPYPFAYATANRTDAIVFGGDTTLAYGNNYMEWVTWHNRNANQKADNKYDCACSIVRSNVEIDSITKPLEKRYLVFDKPTITGYKDKFVEVQISLLDSNLDVITEEKSLNIDLITADPNVRFYTDPTATIPVTTVTLYDGVATIYVSSDVAVKTTISATHGNTADYAYTPATAELTIEELPPWPIIDVAKIVDLNCDHIPDAMDITLSSEYAENQSFASISFTYGNETIVSNKVKSLAGKSLIVEISVPQEIMTNATGKITLESTIQGASKIVDDIYSDGISPALLSATILERQDTSTTDHLYLQFSEPISAPGTKFPLVLYSADAITPVAIPTVVSAKLYNEAKNIWDFELAYDAGNGSMVTAGMWGQLDVTGTITDLNGNGVAGICTPEKVQILLKILPIPMTYAVITDKFQNGYASHVDVTFQKPLDEKHTPEKLEIIFGMAKPETLTVEKSKFVFIGENLSIDLEKPFQFGNTAGNYEGSLPGGKVLTNAGLVTQYLGTGAAAETNTVLAEDKVGPVFVSATINQTATTDILSIVASEPLVIADETQQFYRHKRAEKQSNAFSTSFTNWNFMQYNAGITLIYTGDLAGTVMEGDYVRMGSMMTSTFKDANGNYPEFEVPWILVNGKGTPVIKYDVKLREIVNDANSINRSKVDVAETMRFYIKNPTTSKFDLIQNGKITLAGIDSADISGAIFDVKLTVPRGASYGEECAWDNLLVRFNIPIYSNLGSFVNRFHNSFNVDPKQYLSANNMVEFAIEWANKGPSGIRTKEDRAVGTGAYIYKAEIDATFSPNMNNPEVKSNAKTISNFSTKSSFEQRKTFGIKRTK is encoded by the coding sequence ATGAAAAAACTATTCAGCATTATTTCGTTACTAGCACTGTTCTGCATTGACCAAGCCGCTGCAATACCTGCCGCAGAGCTTCCGAATATCGATAGGACGTGTACAAACTGCGACCGTCGATACTTGGACTCTATCAACGTCTACAACAGGCGCCCTATTCGCGTCAACCAAGTCGGTTTCAGACCTCAGGACAACAAGTACGCCTATGTTGCCGATACCAAGGAAACGACGTTCAAGGTTATCGACGCTAAAACCGGCAAGGAAGTCCCTGGTGGCGGGAACCTGGAAAAACTTGGAGTTTATCCAAAGCCAAACATATGGGTCAATGGAGCATTCAATTCCCTCGAAAGCGTCTATATATTCGGATCAAACGATTCCATCGCTTCGGGAACAGAGACCCTTTACAAAGCCGACTTTACACCGCTCTCGACAACGGGTGAATATTTCATCGTCATCGGAAACGATACATCAGCAACGTTCAACGTTCATCCGTCGATTTACAACGCCATTATGGAAAACGCGCTGCGCTTCTTCGGAGCACAGCGTTGCGGAGATACCGATTCTTGGTTCCATGGCGCCTGCCATTTGAAAGACGGCTCCGAAATCGGGCATGACCTCACCGGCGGTTGGCATGACTGCGGTGACCATTTCAAGGTTTCCGAAACCCTCGGCTATACCGCTTATGCGCTAGCAACAACATACATTGTCTACAAGGACAAAGCCGAAGACCGTTACGGCAAAACCTACGCCGACACATTCCCGGACGGCATTCCCGATATTCTCTACGAAGCAAAGATTGGTGCTGACTACATTTTCAAGCTCTACAAAGCGTCTAAGGCCGACAAACTCATAGATAAAGGCGACATGTACCACTCCATCGCCGTCGGTAGTGAAGACCACCAGTTCTGGGACGTTCCTGAAAAACAAGATGCACAGCCCCAAAGCAAGGGTGGTCCGCATCGCCATGTTGCTAAAGGAATTGGAACGGCATCCGGCATGTACATTGCAGCCCTTGCCTATTTCGCCATGGGTTGGAGCGAATTCGACCCCGTTTACGCCGACTCACTTGTAGAAGCCGCAAAGGATATTTATGCTAAAGTGATGAAGCCCGTATCTCCGACCACCGTCAACAATAGCCATAATTATAAAAATACAGAAGAACTCGGAGGATTTTACCCCGGTGGTTCTAGCGAAACGAACATGATTGACGATGCCGCCGCAGCAGCTCTTGCCTTGTGGTACGCCACAAAGGATACGATTTACCAATACGACCTCTACAAGAACACAGCTATCAACGACAACGCGACCAACTACTTCTACAACAACGAACCTAATGACGCAGGTCCGTATTTCAGAGCAGGTTACCTCGGTCTTGTCAGCGGCTTCTATCCGGGTGGATGGATGACGGACTTCGAAAACGTCCATTCTTATGTGTTATTCTCGTTCGTAAAGCTCATCCTTAAGGACAAAGAAACCGCGCAAATGTACAATGTGGGCGAACTGGAACGCGACACGCTTATCCAGCGCGCTACAAACGCACTCCGTCGCCTTACGGATGACGGGTCTGAAGGAGATGTCACCATTTACGAAAACCGATTCGGAAGCGTGACAGCAACAAAACCGTACAATCTTGTGTGGACCTCTAGCAACTGGGGTTTCAACCGTTACAACATGGGTGCCGCAAACGCCATCTTTATGCTCTCGGAAATTACGTCCGGTGCAGAAAAAGAAGCCTACAAGAACCTTGCTCTCGATAACATTTATTACAACATGGGCGCAAACCCCTGGGATATTTCGTTCATGATGGGTGCGGGCGACAAGAACTCGAACCACCCCCACAACCGCGCTGCAAACCCGGACGGCTACAATGCCGGTAGTATGCCGTACAAGTACAAATGCCCGAAGGGCGCTCTCATGGGTGGCCGCGCCCCCGACAAGACTTTGCTTGAAGACTGGAGCGATTATACGGCAACAGAAACCTGTATCGACTTCTCCGTGCAGCTCCTGATGCCGGCACAAAGCTTTGCAGAAACACTCCCGCCGGACAACGAAGGCCCGATATTCAGTAACATCATCGGAACGCCTATTACGGAAACTACCGCAGTTGTCAGCTGGGACGCCAACGAAGTTGCAACGGTAACCGTGTTCTATAACACCACTCCGGATGTAAGCACCGCAAAATCGGTCCAGCAAGAAAAAGCCTCCAAAGGCGGCTCTGTAACGCTTAAAGACCTTGTCCCTGGCCAGACTTACTACTTCTTCCTCGAAGGCATGGACACCAAGAAGAACCTCACGACGGATGATAACCATGGTTACTGGTACCAATTTACCATGACCCCGATCAGCACGACAATCAAGGGCGTCACCATTTGCCAGGTGGATCACCGCAGCGCAAAGATTTACTGGTGGAGCACCGACCGCTTGAACGGCATCGTGAACTTCGGTAAGGCCAAGGGCCAATACACTTCGTCCGTTTCTGCAAATGGTGGCGCAGTGCTCTTCCACGAAGCTGAACTCACAGGACTCGAAGCAGGCACAACATACTACTTCACCGTTTCTTCGGGCACAACCACATCCGATGAATATTCGTTCACCACAGAAAAACATGCCACATACGCAGACTTTGACATTTACTTGAAACCGAGTTCTTACAGTAGCGATGCTAGCTGCAGCAACTGGCAAGATTGTCACGCATTTATCTTGTCCATTGCAAACAACGATACCGTTCAATTTGAAGATTTTGAAATTCGCATGTACCTCAAGGATTCAAACCTTGCTGCTCTTGGTAACGCCCATCAGAACTTCGGTGGCGACGGTCAAATGGGCAAGGCAATCAATGTTACATTTGGAGCCGCACAACCTGATGGCTTTGGCGGATACTATCTGCCGATTAACGTAAAAGCCGTTCTGGAAGTTTCAGGACAGTTGCTCATTCAAATCATCTTCAAGGATTACAACCCTGCCGTACCGACAGTAACCTTCAAGGACATCAAAGGTTCCTGGTCTCTGCGCGCTCACACGGATGAATCCGATCCTGAACATTTTGAAGGCATTGACTTGACTCAAGCCCCCTACTTCAAGGGGTCTGAAACGACCTTCCTCGAAACCAACTCCAATGGCACAAAGGTCATCGCCTTTACACGTGACCCCTACATAGCCGTCTATTATCACGACAAGCACATCTACGGTTACGGACCGGACTACACACCGGAAACAGCACCGCAAGTCAAACGCACGATTACAACAAACTTTACAAGTCCGTTCATAAGCCCAATCCACTCTGTTGAAAAGGTGGATCCGCTCACGACATACGCTGCAACAAGTACTGTTGCGCCGACCGGTCTCCTCGATGCCGTGGAAATGAACAGCAACCCCTATCCGTTCGCATACGCAACGGCAAACCGTACAGACGCCATTGTGTTCGGTGGCGATACGACTCTCGCCTACGGCAACAACTACATGGAATGGGTCACCTGGCACAACAGAAATGCAAACCAGAAGGCCGATAACAAGTACGATTGCGCATGCTCTATCGTACGCTCTAACGTCGAAATCGACAGTATCACCAAGCCGCTCGAAAAGCGTTACCTCGTATTCGACAAGCCAACCATTACCGGTTATAAGGACAAGTTCGTCGAAGTCCAGATTTCGCTCCTCGATAGCAATCTGGACGTTATCACGGAAGAAAAGAGCTTGAACATCGATCTCATTACAGCAGACCCAAATGTTCGCTTCTACACCGACCCGACGGCAACCATCCCGGTAACAACAGTTACGCTCTACGATGGCGTCGCAACAATTTACGTCAGTTCCGATGTAGCCGTGAAAACGACGATTTCTGCTACACACGGCAATACGGCAGATTACGCCTATACACCGGCTACCGCCGAACTCACCATCGAAGAACTTCCGCCTTGGCCGATTATCGATGTCGCAAAGATTGTGGACTTGAACTGCGACCATATTCCTGACGCCATGGATATCACGCTGTCCTCGGAATACGCAGAAAATCAGTCTTTCGCTTCTATTTCGTTCACCTACGGTAACGAAACCATCGTATCAAACAAGGTGAAGTCTTTAGCAGGCAAGTCTCTCATTGTTGAGATTTCTGTCCCACAAGAAATCATGACAAACGCAACAGGAAAGATTACGCTCGAAAGTACAATCCAGGGTGCATCAAAGATCGTCGACGACATCTACTCCGATGGAATTTCGCCGGCACTGCTATCTGCAACAATCCTCGAACGTCAGGATACTTCGACAACCGATCACCTTTACTTGCAATTCAGCGAACCGATTTCTGCTCCGGGTACAAAATTCCCGCTCGTCCTTTATAGCGCAGATGCAATCACCCCGGTTGCGATTCCAACAGTTGTCTCAGCTAAGCTCTATAACGAAGCCAAGAACATTTGGGATTTCGAACTCGCCTATGATGCCGGAAACGGATCTATGGTAACTGCCGGCATGTGGGGTCAGCTCGATGTAACAGGAACAATCACCGACTTGAACGGCAACGGAGTTGCTGGCATCTGCACACCGGAAAAGGTTCAAATCCTCCTGAAGATTTTGCCGATTCCGATGACATACGCCGTTATCACAGACAAGTTCCAGAACGGTTATGCAAGCCATGTCGATGTTACATTCCAAAAGCCGCTCGACGAAAAGCATACGCCAGAAAAGTTGGAAATCATCTTTGGTATGGCAAAGCCCGAAACACTCACGGTTGAAAAGAGCAAGTTCGTATTCATCGGAGAAAATCTCTCCATTGACCTTGAAAAGCCATTCCAGTTCGGTAATACCGCAGGCAATTACGAAGGCTCCCTCCCAGGAGGAAAGGTCCTTACGAACGCAGGTCTTGTGACACAGTACCTCGGAACAGGTGCTGCCGCCGAAACGAATACGGTTCTTGCCGAAGATAAGGTTGGTCCAGTCTTTGTTTCTGCAACAATCAACCAGACGGCAACCACCGACATCTTAAGCATTGTCGCAAGTGAACCGCTTGTCATTGCCGACGAAACACAGCAATTCTACAGACATAAACGTGCAGAAAAGCAGTCCAATGCGTTCAGCACCAGTTTCACGAACTGGAACTTTATGCAGTATAACGCAGGTATCACGCTCATCTACACAGGTGACCTTGCCGGCACCGTGATGGAAGGCGACTACGTCAGAATGGGTTCTATGATGACAAGTACCTTCAAGGATGCAAACGGCAACTATCCTGAATTTGAAGTACCTTGGATCCTTGTCAACGGTAAGGGAACCCCGGTCATCAAATACGATGTCAAGCTGCGCGAAATCGTCAATGATGCAAACTCCATCAACCGCTCGAAGGTTGATGTAGCCGAAACAATGCGCTTCTATATCAAGAATCCGACAACGAGCAAGTTCGACCTCATTCAGAACGGCAAGATTACGCTTGCAGGAATCGACTCTGCCGACATCAGCGGCGCCATCTTCGACGTGAAACTCACCGTACCGCGCGGAGCCTCTTATGGTGAAGAATGTGCTTGGGACAATCTCCTCGTCAGGTTCAATATTCCTATTTACTCGAACCTCGGAAGCTTTGTCAACCGATTCCACAACTCCTTCAATGTTGATCCGAAGCAATATCTTTCTGCCAACAACATGGTTGAATTTGCTATCGAATGGGCAAACAAGGGGCCGTCGGGTATCCGCACCAAGGAAGACAGGGCTGTGGGTACAGGCGCATACATTTACAAGGCTGAGATTGATGCAACATTCTCGCCGAACATGAACAACCCCGAAGTAAAGAGCAATGCCAAAACCATCAGCAACTTCTCGACAAAATCTTCGTTCGAGCAGAGAAAGACTTTTGGCATAAAGAGAACAAAGTAA
- a CDS encoding response regulator, whose translation MSTILIIDDDAQLNLMLKSALELKGYTVDTACNGKKAKSLYQKNTYDVIITDIIMPEGDGFEVVLDLRRMGMSDRTIAISGGGRTSAEDYLATAQHFDVAAIFSKPLDLQLLRNKVDEIIKAHS comes from the coding sequence ATGTCTACAATACTCATCATTGACGATGACGCTCAGCTCAACCTCATGTTGAAGTCTGCCCTGGAATTGAAAGGTTACACTGTCGATACTGCTTGCAACGGTAAGAAGGCTAAGTCGCTTTATCAGAAGAATACCTACGATGTAATTATCACCGACATCATTATGCCGGAAGGTGACGGATTTGAAGTAGTTCTTGATCTTCGCCGCATGGGCATGAGTGACCGTACGATCGCTATTAGCGGTGGTGGACGTACTTCTGCCGAAGACTACCTTGCAACGGCACAGCATTTCGATGTTGCCGCAATTTTCAGCAAGCCGCTGGATCTCCAGCTGCTCCGCAACAAAGTTGACGAGATAATCAAAGCTCATTCGTAA
- a CDS encoding ATP-binding protein, translating to MLGQKTSVKQLPQSIHQLVIISIFWQASNLIGDIFFSGADFVAGTKAYTARQLVFGAAALGWIQLGNAVQHTAEISLKIKRKNGWKLMNIIGAAAVIISTYLFINNNSFIPSLNFFGYRPFAERPVFSFYSLLFCIFVLPNIIITAYVFLRNIVQSSDTTLPHQVSIYMLASFVFFVTLAALFDFVIPISTKFNNYDQFLKWSQFISVFLAILSGQYFTSVSFKNKSASWFLDKLREKMVDGLLYYNYKGEIQLANPAALNILHTTQEALHNKKVSSIFPQITDPSRESTYNKIRVKIDNEDHIFNVSIFEIRQSLTTNYNVAFFSDVSNTLHYQQIIKNRDEQFKEYQLDQIRYQERLNIWKKKVDESKYFLDTLISTLPFRFWSKNEQGVFMTQNQTDIKSRGNLLQTSEPDNRILPEELLARNEGEPQSFISYERIKKPTGNLEDEDTVEILKQDEYNMEVRKGQAKDIMIFENMFIPIIAPRKPYKIIGIKIDITNEKRLEKERDMLQEQKHIHSRLEELGTICGGFAHDYNNILGSQIGFCDLALEVLDKDNQAYMFIQEARKAATRGKESLEELLNTIRGKTSEKDKLTEFAPYMIIEDVVKKLWITLPPNVKVKADDIDKNIRIVGNVSALDRIISNLANNAIFAMKENGGTLTIALKREVLTEPLITPYAPQIDAGTYAKIIVEDTGTGMDTATLERIFSPFFTTKAPGEGLGLGLSSALRLLKEGNAGYTVQTTLGEGTIFNLYWSIRNEKMEA from the coding sequence ATGCTTGGACAAAAAACGTCCGTCAAGCAGCTTCCGCAATCCATTCACCAACTGGTGATTATCAGCATCTTTTGGCAGGCGAGCAACTTGATTGGCGATATTTTCTTTAGCGGTGCAGACTTTGTCGCAGGAACAAAAGCTTACACGGCAAGGCAACTTGTTTTTGGCGCCGCAGCTCTTGGCTGGATTCAATTAGGAAATGCGGTACAGCATACTGCAGAAATAAGCCTCAAGATCAAACGAAAGAACGGTTGGAAGCTCATGAACATTATCGGAGCTGCCGCCGTTATCATTTCGACTTATCTATTCATTAACAACAACTCGTTTATTCCAAGCCTAAACTTTTTTGGATACAGGCCCTTTGCTGAAAGACCTGTATTCAGTTTTTATTCTTTGTTATTCTGCATTTTTGTACTCCCGAACATTATCATCACAGCATACGTTTTTCTTCGCAATATCGTGCAATCTAGCGATACGACACTTCCCCATCAAGTCAGTATCTACATGCTTGCATCGTTCGTATTTTTCGTAACGCTTGCTGCTCTCTTTGATTTTGTCATTCCCATTTCTACGAAATTCAACAATTACGATCAGTTCCTCAAATGGTCGCAGTTTATCTCGGTATTCCTTGCGATTCTTTCGGGACAATACTTCACATCGGTTTCGTTTAAAAACAAAAGCGCTTCTTGGTTTTTAGACAAACTAAGAGAAAAAATGGTCGATGGACTTTTATACTACAATTACAAGGGCGAAATTCAACTTGCAAACCCGGCTGCATTAAACATTTTGCACACGACGCAAGAAGCGTTGCACAATAAAAAAGTATCATCGATTTTCCCGCAAATTACAGACCCTTCAAGAGAATCGACTTACAACAAAATAAGAGTCAAGATTGATAACGAAGACCATATCTTTAACGTCTCCATTTTTGAGATTCGCCAATCACTGACAACAAACTACAACGTAGCCTTTTTTAGCGATGTTTCGAATACGTTGCATTATCAGCAAATTATCAAGAACCGCGATGAGCAGTTTAAGGAATACCAGCTCGACCAAATTCGCTATCAGGAACGTTTGAACATTTGGAAAAAGAAAGTCGATGAAAGTAAATACTTCCTGGATACGCTTATCAGTACACTACCCTTCCGTTTTTGGTCCAAGAACGAGCAAGGCGTGTTCATGACGCAAAACCAGACCGACATCAAGAGTCGCGGAAACTTATTGCAAACATCAGAACCCGACAATAGAATCTTGCCGGAAGAACTTCTTGCGCGAAACGAAGGCGAACCGCAGAGTTTTATTTCTTACGAGCGAATCAAAAAGCCTACTGGAAATTTGGAAGACGAAGATACTGTCGAAATTTTGAAGCAAGATGAATACAATATGGAAGTGCGCAAAGGGCAAGCCAAGGATATCATGATTTTCGAAAACATGTTTATCCCGATTATCGCGCCGCGCAAGCCGTATAAAATCATCGGCATCAAAATTGACATTACCAATGAAAAGCGACTCGAAAAAGAACGTGACATGTTGCAAGAACAAAAGCACATCCATTCGAGACTCGAAGAATTGGGAACCATCTGCGGTGGCTTTGCTCACGACTATAACAACATCCTGGGCTCGCAAATCGGGTTCTGCGATCTTGCACTCGAAGTTCTCGACAAAGACAACCAGGCATACATGTTCATTCAAGAAGCGCGAAAGGCCGCTACACGCGGTAAGGAATCGCTCGAAGAACTTTTGAACACCATCCGTGGAAAGACATCCGAAAAGGACAAACTCACAGAATTTGCACCATACATGATTATCGAAGATGTGGTGAAGAAACTCTGGATTACCCTCCCTCCGAACGTGAAGGTAAAGGCAGACGATATAGACAAGAACATCCGCATTGTCGGAAACGTGTCGGCACTCGACCGCATTATCAGCAACCTTGCGAACAACGCCATCTTTGCCATGAAGGAAAATGGCGGAACGCTCACAATTGCTTTAAAGCGTGAAGTGCTCACGGAGCCTCTCATTACGCCATACGCACCACAAATTGATGCGGGCACTTATGCGAAAATAATCGTCGAGGACACAGGCACTGGTATGGATACAGCCACCCTCGAACGAATCTTTTCACCGTTCTTTACGACCAAGGCGCCGGGCGAAGGCCTCGGTTTAGGCCTGTCTTCGGCATTAAGACTGCTAAAAGAAGGCAATGCAGGCTATACAGTACAAACAACCTTGGGCGAAGGAACTATTTTTAATCTATATTGGTCTATAAGAAACGAGAAAATGGAGGCTTAA
- a CDS encoding sigma-54 dependent transcriptional regulator, with amino-acid sequence MMNILIADFDRKFVEELQRNWSTPGTNLLVCSDEKTLMPLIKKTSIDLAFIEVPFLMLDNMDLISYLKERQPGIEIFVLCDDRNWQGAASAITRGATSFLKKPVTLSLLENTASKIQAQQQNKSNTQLMESQVLDSLLGDTPEMRKILKTVYKVAPTNSTLLITGESGSGKEFLANVVHRYSKRANEPFVPVNCGAIPENLVESELFGSKKGSYTGSTADKKGLFESANGGTLFLDEVGELSLATQVKLLRFLQSHEIRRVGETEARYLDIRIIAATNRDLQKSMHEGRFREDLYYRLNTFHLQLPPLRDRKPVIPNLIRYFILKNKEAQGKEIHDLEPAALYALSKYPYPGNIRELENIMEHAIVLSEGGVIKLEDLPEYVQVEAREKTVAIPHIKDDGGYKESASEPVRDIIEEVEENEKSAENPIGKPIHFEPISGKTDNAGLLTHNPTKYLTHNPEPVEEEILSLDELERRHILHALSICKGNKTEVCKKLGISRATLWRKLKELKIEMVGGED; translated from the coding sequence ATGATGAATATCCTGATCGCTGATTTTGATCGGAAATTTGTCGAGGAGCTACAGCGCAACTGGTCCACTCCCGGAACGAACCTCCTGGTCTGCTCCGACGAAAAGACTCTGATGCCGCTTATAAAAAAGACGTCGATAGACCTTGCGTTTATCGAGGTTCCTTTTTTAATGCTCGACAATATGGATTTAATCAGCTATTTGAAGGAACGTCAGCCTGGTATCGAAATTTTCGTACTGTGCGACGACCGCAATTGGCAAGGTGCTGCAAGTGCCATTACACGCGGTGCTACAAGTTTTTTGAAGAAGCCGGTCACGTTATCACTTCTTGAAAACACAGCTAGCAAAATCCAAGCTCAACAGCAAAACAAATCCAACACGCAGCTGATGGAATCACAAGTGTTGGATAGCCTTCTCGGTGACACTCCCGAGATGCGCAAAATCTTAAAAACAGTATACAAGGTCGCTCCGACCAACAGTACCTTGCTCATAACCGGTGAGTCCGGTTCGGGCAAGGAGTTTTTGGCAAACGTCGTTCACCGCTACAGCAAACGCGCGAACGAACCGTTTGTGCCCGTGAACTGCGGAGCCATTCCCGAGAACCTCGTCGAAAGTGAACTATTCGGCAGCAAGAAAGGTTCTTATACCGGTTCTACCGCAGATAAAAAAGGTTTGTTTGAATCTGCAAATGGCGGCACGCTATTCCTCGATGAAGTCGGCGAACTGTCGCTTGCAACGCAGGTCAAACTTTTACGTTTCTTACAAAGTCACGAAATCAGGCGCGTGGGCGAAACAGAAGCCCGTTATTTGGACATTCGCATTATCGCGGCTACAAACCGCGATTTGCAAAAATCCATGCACGAAGGACGGTTCCGCGAAGACCTTTACTACCGCTTGAATACGTTCCACTTGCAACTTCCGCCGCTTCGCGATAGAAAGCCGGTCATTCCGAACTTGATACGTTACTTTATTCTAAAAAATAAGGAGGCGCAGGGTAAGGAAATTCACGACCTTGAACCGGCGGCTCTTTACGCTCTTTCGAAGTACCCCTACCCCGGCAATATTCGCGAACTCGAAAACATCATGGAACATGCCATAGTGCTTTCGGAAGGTGGTGTCATCAAGCTCGAAGACTTGCCAGAATATGTGCAAGTAGAAGCACGCGAAAAGACCGTTGCAATCCCGCATATCAAGGATGATGGCGGCTACAAGGAAAGTGCAAGCGAGCCTGTACGCGACATAATCGAAGAAGTTGAGGAAAACGAAAAGTCTGCCGAGAATCCGATTGGAAAACCGATTCATTTTGAACCGATTTCGGGCAAGACGGATAACGCAGGGCTTTTAACGCATAATCCAACAAAGTACTTGACGCACAATCCCGAGCCCGTTGAGGAAGAAATTCTTTCGCTTGACGAATTGGAACGCAGGCACATTTTGCACGCCCTCAGCATTTGCAAGGGCAACAAGACCGAAGTCTGCAAAAAGCTCGGAATTAGCCGCGCCACTCTTTGGCGAAAGCTCAAAGAACTCAAAATCGAAATGGTCGGCGGAGAAGATTAG
- a CDS encoding class I SAM-dependent rRNA methyltransferase: protein MAFDLKNKLAIALEKRAPLFDVTDAYRIVNGAADGFPGLTIDKFGDRYQMQFFGPELLTSKTEIVEALAALFKPVCVVAKERLSSAGKSLENAPMDVVLGSREDAVGVVREGHAKFHVDLLDTINPGLFLDMRHVRLEVEERFRAMSGASSSNLEFANASSSHLADSANLENPAQPGLRFLNLFSYTCSFSVHARLGGAAIATNADISGKILDKGRENYALNDLDLRPGEFFRGNAIEYVHWAQKKGLRFDGIVLDPPSFARFKGFNFNVREHLMPLVADCATLLNLNGFFMVSSNYSEFNLSVFARDVLAAVSSVHPNAKTSWKKSQDVDFVGSGSTKDSCLVATLVEV from the coding sequence ATGGCTTTTGATTTAAAAAACAAGTTAGCGATTGCGCTCGAAAAGCGAGCCCCGTTATTTGATGTTACAGATGCTTATCGCATTGTGAACGGCGCCGCCGACGGTTTCCCGGGACTTACGATTGACAAGTTTGGTGACCGTTACCAGATGCAGTTTTTTGGACCGGAGCTTTTGACGAGCAAGACCGAAATTGTCGAGGCTTTGGCGGCCCTTTTTAAGCCTGTCTGCGTCGTTGCGAAGGAACGCCTTTCTAGTGCAGGGAAATCGCTCGAAAACGCTCCTATGGACGTTGTTTTGGGCTCCCGCGAAGATGCTGTAGGTGTTGTGCGTGAAGGCCATGCCAAATTCCATGTAGATTTGCTTGATACGATTAATCCGGGGCTTTTTTTAGACATGCGTCATGTGCGCCTCGAGGTCGAAGAACGTTTCCGCGCTATGTCCGGCGCATCTTCGTCGAATCTTGAATTCGCAAACGCATCTTCGTCGCATCTCGCTGACTCGGCTAATCTCGAGAATCCCGCGCAACCCGGCCTCCGCTTTTTGAACTTGTTCAGCTATACATGCAGTTTCTCGGTTCATGCGCGCTTGGGCGGAGCCGCCATCGCTACAAACGCCGATATCAGCGGCAAAATTCTCGATAAGGGGCGTGAAAATTATGCCTTAAACGACCTCGATTTGCGTCCAGGAGAGTTCTTCCGCGGTAACGCCATCGAATACGTGCATTGGGCTCAAAAGAAAGGGCTCCGCTTTGATGGTATCGTACTTGATCCGCCGAGCTTTGCGCGTTTCAAGGGCTTTAACTTTAACGTGCGTGAACACTTGATGCCGCTTGTTGCCGATTGCGCGACGCTCCTGAATCTAAACGGATTTTTCATGGTGAGTTCCAATTACAGCGAATTCAATTTGTCCGTTTTTGCCCGCGATGTTCTCGCCGCAGTTTCTTCTGTGCACCCGAATGCAAAAACGTCTTGGAAAAAATCCCAAGACGTAGACTTTGTCGGTAGCGGTTCTACGAAAGATTCTTGCCTTGTTGCAACTCTCGTAGAAGTGTAG